A genomic region of Aquila chrysaetos chrysaetos chromosome W unlocalized genomic scaffold, bAquChr1.4 W_unloc_3, whole genome shotgun sequence contains the following coding sequences:
- the LOC121232411 gene encoding tubulin polyglutamylase complex subunit 2-like, producing the protein MFVEKEPAEHHTIISWEQKNSCILPEDLKNLYMMTDGFQMTWSVKTDDTPMPLGSMVINSVSKLCRLGGSSMYTLPNAPTLADLEDDTDEEGKVLLTGNGDKPEKPHFDSRSLVFELDPCNGNGKVCLVYKHTKPVVSPDTEIWFLDRALYWHFLTKTFTAYYRLLITHLGLPQWQYAFTSYGVSPQAKQWFNIYKPITVNTALLSEEADSFVNKLDPNKVLKSKNKTPVIKKKPPSQPAGSQKSHMSMTSSKTSSLAGNSSRK; encoded by the exons atgtttgtggaaaaggagcCAGCTGAACACCACACAATCATTTCATGGGAGCAA AAAAACTCCTGCATATTGCCAGAGGATTTAAAGAACCTCTATATGATGACTGATGGCTTCCAGATGACCTGGAGTGTGAAGACTGATG ATACCCCAATGCCCCTGGGCTCCATGGTGATTAATAGTGTCTCGAAGCTATGTCGGCTTGGAGGTTCCTCTATGTACACTCTGCCTAATGCACCAACACTCGCTGACCTGGAAGATGACACAGACGAGGAAGGTAAGGTCCTGTTAACAG gtaATGGAGACAAACCAGAGAAGCCACACTTTGATTCTCGTAGTCTTGTCTTTGAATTAGACCCATGCAATGGGAATGGGAAAGTTTGTCTTGTTTATAAGCACACTAAACCAG tTGTCTCCCCAGACACAGAGATATGGTTCCTGGACAGAGCTCTGTATTGGCATTTCCTCACCAAAACCTTCACAGCCTACTACCGCCTGCTCATTACCCACCTGGGTCTCCCGCAGTGGCAGTACGCCTTCACCAGCTATGGGGTCAGCCCCCAGGCCAAG CAATGGTTTAACATATATAAACCCATAACCGTCAACACAGCTCTCCTCTCTGAAGAAGCTGATTCCTTTGTGAACAAGCTGGACCCCAATAAGGTActtaaaagcaagaacaaaactCCAGTGATCAAAAAGAAACCACCCTCCCAGCCAGCAGGCTCCCAAAAGAGCCACATGAGCATGACCTCCTCCAAGACATCCTCACTAGCTGGGAATTCTTCAAGGAAGTGA